One segment of Leptospira langatensis DNA contains the following:
- a CDS encoding dolichyl-phosphate-mannose--protein mannosyltransferase, producing the protein MAKASARHSFFLIFLPFFAISTYTDLLFTVGDSNPAKLLPFSIEKEGNLELSEFFTNFEQTPSETFKSDNNTLMTATLLPSGNYIRHPFFLVYKEGRTLSAFPLLPGLYNTVVYFSLRCVGVDIKVPDKIDFAANGLKYHTETDFLYLEKFSASILFAFSSVLFFKFVNRFVSARTALLTTILYSFGTTHFSQSSQTLWQHGFVELLVILSMTLLFSRDTSFLRKYLSLGIVLGTFYFIRPPSIFLGFGFGIAFLFDLKTTSESKSRVSKFVSFTTGFLLINLLLGSINYFEYGNITGGYQLMTKAYEIIRKTDYFTSSFVEGCLGLLFSPGFGLFIYSPFIAFSFFGFTFWKKKISILLIPMGIATLAYLPIFSKYFTWWGGNSYGARFLTDLMPLLTVFIFPFITRSYKQPVFRTLFYVVAIVSIWANTSAVFSDGPYKKWSACYHLPTEAKIWDWKNVRYTYPLKRYYPLITGQIDFEPLYECHAGSFRGFIKGRYAFQFDETNLLPLTEKISPDTALELSSGNYCLGTFLGSEKETHNSGQLQIIISQGKDTIFNQIVGPEPISSQYEPSVSEVYIPKTSKTRISLLKTGKGPIIFGGIRLKKAPCKELLLKREESRPTTLLEFPKN; encoded by the coding sequence ATGGCTAAAGCGAGCGCCCGCCATAGCTTCTTCTTAATTTTCTTACCATTCTTCGCAATTTCTACGTATACCGATCTTCTTTTTACAGTGGGGGACTCTAATCCGGCAAAATTACTTCCCTTTAGCATCGAGAAAGAAGGAAATCTAGAGTTATCAGAGTTCTTTACTAATTTTGAACAAACTCCCTCGGAAACCTTTAAATCCGATAATAATACCTTAATGACAGCCACTCTATTGCCTTCCGGTAATTACATTAGGCATCCTTTTTTCTTAGTCTATAAAGAAGGTCGAACCTTAAGTGCATTTCCCCTTCTGCCAGGTCTATATAACACTGTAGTATATTTTTCTTTGAGATGCGTTGGAGTTGATATCAAAGTTCCAGACAAAATTGATTTTGCCGCCAACGGATTAAAATATCATACCGAGACCGACTTTTTATATTTAGAAAAGTTCTCTGCTTCCATTCTGTTCGCATTTTCATCGGTATTGTTTTTTAAGTTTGTGAATCGTTTCGTTTCCGCACGCACAGCATTACTGACGACAATATTATATTCCTTCGGGACGACACACTTCTCCCAATCGTCGCAGACACTTTGGCAACATGGATTTGTCGAACTTCTAGTAATTCTTTCTATGACACTTCTTTTCTCAAGGGATACTTCATTCTTGAGAAAATATCTCTCACTCGGGATCGTCCTTGGTACTTTTTATTTCATAAGACCCCCTTCCATATTTCTTGGTTTTGGCTTCGGCATTGCATTTTTATTCGATCTAAAAACTACTTCAGAATCAAAAAGCCGGGTTAGCAAATTTGTTTCCTTTACTACTGGATTTTTACTAATCAATTTACTTTTAGGATCCATTAATTATTTCGAATATGGAAATATTACTGGTGGATATCAGCTAATGACCAAGGCTTACGAAATAATCAGAAAAACCGATTATTTCACAAGTTCATTCGTAGAGGGATGTTTGGGATTACTTTTTAGTCCCGGCTTTGGACTCTTTATCTATTCTCCGTTTATCGCATTCTCCTTCTTTGGCTTTACCTTTTGGAAAAAGAAAATCAGCATTCTGCTTATCCCGATGGGGATTGCGACCCTTGCCTACCTTCCTATATTTTCCAAATATTTCACTTGGTGGGGAGGGAATTCTTACGGGGCAAGATTCTTAACAGATCTGATGCCTTTACTCACCGTATTCATTTTCCCTTTTATCACAAGATCATATAAACAACCTGTTTTCCGAACTTTGTTCTATGTAGTTGCAATCGTATCGATTTGGGCGAATACCTCGGCAGTCTTTTCAGATGGGCCATATAAGAAATGGAGCGCCTGCTACCATCTTCCTACAGAAGCTAAGATTTGGGATTGGAAGAATGTACGTTATACATATCCATTAAAAAGATACTACCCCCTAATAACAGGGCAGATCGACTTTGAACCGCTTTACGAATGCCATGCTGGATCTTTCCGAGGATTTATTAAGGGAAGATATGCATTTCAATTCGATGAAACAAACTTGCTTCCTTTAACGGAGAAAATCAGTCCGGATACTGCTCTGGAATTGAGCTCAGGCAACTATTGTTTAGGAACATTTTTAGGTTCCGAAAAAGAGACCCACAATTCAGGACAATTACAAATAATTATTAGTCAAGGTAAGGACACAATCTTCAATCAAATTGTTGGCCCTGAACCGATAAGTAGCCAATACGAACCTTCCGTATCAGAAGTATATATCCCAAAAACGTCTAAAACTAGAATATCACTATTAAAAACTGGCAAAGGCCCGATTATTTTCGGGGGGATACGACTTAAGAAAGCACCCTGCAAAGAACTACTATTAAAAAGGGAAGAGAGTCGACCCACAACTCTTTTGGAATTCCCGAAAAACTAA
- a CDS encoding acyl-CoA desaturase, translated as MAIILSFFAAHWILAAFVQSFYLHRYSAHQMFKLNRFWEKFFYFFTFFVQGSSFLNPRAYAILHRQHHAYSDTEKDPHSPVASKGFFDMMWTTAVVYENILDRKAEVEKEFKGNYPEIPWFDRFADAWFVRLFFGTGYTLFYMAFVPADAHWLYALLPIHYLMGPVHGAVVNWCGHMYGYRNHAKNPDNSKNTLPVDFLIMGELYQNNHHAHPNSPNFAFRWFELDLTYQVMRILHFMGIITIQRAVWTEKGRKEVRGTAPSPLADVA; from the coding sequence ATGGCAATCATTCTTAGTTTTTTTGCGGCACACTGGATCTTAGCCGCTTTCGTTCAGTCTTTTTATCTACATCGTTATTCCGCTCACCAGATGTTCAAGTTGAACCGTTTTTGGGAAAAGTTCTTCTACTTCTTCACTTTCTTCGTGCAAGGATCTTCTTTCCTAAATCCTAGAGCTTACGCAATTCTTCATAGACAACACCATGCTTACAGTGATACGGAAAAGGATCCCCATTCTCCTGTAGCTTCCAAAGGATTCTTTGATATGATGTGGACCACTGCAGTGGTCTATGAGAACATTCTGGATCGCAAAGCCGAAGTTGAGAAGGAATTCAAAGGAAATTATCCTGAGATCCCTTGGTTCGATCGTTTTGCAGACGCTTGGTTCGTTCGTTTATTCTTCGGAACTGGTTACACTCTCTTCTATATGGCTTTCGTTCCTGCGGATGCACATTGGTTATATGCTCTTCTGCCAATCCATTATCTGATGGGACCTGTTCATGGAGCAGTCGTTAACTGGTGTGGTCACATGTATGGATATCGCAACCATGCTAAGAATCCGGATAATTCCAAAAATACTTTACCTGTGGACTTCTTGATCATGGGGGAATTATACCAAAACAATCACCACGCTCACCCGAACTCTCCTAACTTTGCGTTCCGTTGGTTCGAATTGGATCTAACCTACCAAGTGATGAGAATCCTTCATTTCATGGGAATTATCACGATCCAAAGAGCAGTTTGGACGGAAAAAGGTAGAAAAGAAGTTAGAGGAACAGCTCCTTCTCCTC
- a CDS encoding ankyrin repeat domain-containing protein, translated as MSNHWMKSPARLFFLTTSLLFSFGSAFSEETKFVHPTNAIGGTFSGIKKRAELPSPTVSGAGLKAVAIVGEVDGSDGLKTREYMNNIKGLVKVLKDRGVSVSEFYPPNNPWSAIKEASQNANIVLYAGHGVGTNLDQPPYDQKSVGGFYLGKEFVSNEQISSGLKPAPGAIVLFLGACFTAGNMAYDMGMIRDEETTKRISMYSSPFLETGFKGYYATWAPWTAQTILALLFTNKTYGDIYFSQTNPQEVTKIAHPRSSGSSLYYHIKPPAANPIYDYAFAGDPSNVLRSENSNTNTETTISEEERLKQNRILISSLYDKNENKSLESLEKGADPNADYLGWKPIHLAIVFDLPNVVKELVRKKASINAQAEGYTPLSMAIAYERKEIAEILEKEGGTRSRAAFKKPNIPTLKK; from the coding sequence TTGTCCAATCATTGGATGAAATCCCCTGCCCGCTTATTCTTCTTAACTACATCTCTCTTATTTTCTTTTGGCTCCGCATTCTCCGAAGAGACCAAGTTCGTTCATCCGACGAATGCCATTGGCGGTACATTCTCCGGGATCAAAAAAAGAGCGGAGCTTCCCTCACCTACTGTTTCCGGCGCCGGCCTAAAAGCGGTGGCAATCGTTGGCGAAGTGGACGGTAGTGACGGCCTCAAAACTAGAGAATATATGAACAATATCAAGGGACTCGTAAAAGTCCTAAAAGACAGAGGGGTTTCTGTTAGCGAGTTCTATCCCCCGAACAATCCTTGGTCGGCGATCAAAGAAGCATCACAAAATGCGAATATAGTTCTCTATGCCGGACATGGGGTTGGGACGAACCTGGACCAACCTCCCTATGACCAAAAATCGGTCGGCGGATTTTATTTAGGGAAGGAATTCGTTTCTAATGAACAAATTTCTTCCGGCCTTAAACCCGCACCCGGAGCGATTGTTCTATTTTTAGGCGCATGTTTTACTGCTGGAAATATGGCCTACGATATGGGTATGATTCGGGACGAAGAGACTACAAAAAGGATCTCTATGTATTCTTCTCCTTTTTTGGAGACAGGGTTCAAAGGCTATTATGCTACTTGGGCGCCTTGGACGGCTCAAACTATCCTAGCATTATTGTTTACTAATAAAACGTACGGAGACATCTATTTCAGCCAAACGAATCCCCAAGAAGTAACTAAGATTGCTCATCCTCGATCTTCGGGATCTTCATTGTACTATCATATTAAGCCGCCTGCTGCCAATCCCATCTATGACTATGCGTTTGCAGGAGATCCTTCAAATGTTTTGAGATCGGAAAACTCGAACACGAATACGGAGACTACAATTTCGGAGGAAGAAAGACTGAAGCAAAACCGTATTCTGATCTCGAGCTTATACGATAAGAATGAGAACAAATCCTTGGAATCCTTAGAAAAGGGTGCAGATCCAAATGCGGACTATCTGGGATGGAAGCCGATCCATCTGGCAATCGTATTCGATCTTCCCAACGTAGTGAAGGAACTCGTTCGCAAAAAGGCTTCTATCAATGCGCAGGCAGAAGGTTATACGCCTCTGTCCATGGCGATCGCTTATGAGCGTAAAGAGATCGCAGAGATCCTGGAAAAAGAAGGGGGGACCAGGAGCAGGGCCGCATTTAAAAAGCCGAATATTCCGACCTTAAAAAAGTAA
- a CDS encoding protein kinase: protein MTVRFAANELKELISEAAQGEKYPLAKLISELERPDSFEFRKVLFKELESSGFNGDRSVTIGFTGTPGAGKSSLLGEISTNFLQTAPDKKMAVVAIDPSSHVSGGSLLGDRTRLSLPVREKRIFFRSQPSQLELGGLNPYTYHVIRLLRCFFDLIFVETVGIGQNEIEVSKLADLSFLVMVPLGGDQIQFMKSGIMEVPDAFILNKCDEENLARASYHTLSTTLEFLRDIVPGGSIPPIFLTSVKTKKGIRELLDFILAQKPAKHRKSELLLQLAKWVKSEFGNFGLSVLKEMNLSEKQTFEDWELFVLKEIQKKFK, encoded by the coding sequence ATGACCGTTCGGTTTGCGGCAAACGAACTCAAAGAACTGATCTCCGAAGCGGCCCAGGGGGAGAAATACCCTCTGGCGAAACTGATCAGCGAATTAGAAAGACCGGATTCATTCGAATTTCGTAAAGTTTTATTCAAAGAGTTAGAAAGCTCGGGTTTTAATGGAGATAGATCTGTTACTATCGGATTTACCGGAACTCCCGGAGCAGGAAAATCCTCTCTCTTAGGTGAGATCTCTACCAATTTTCTACAAACAGCCCCAGACAAAAAAATGGCGGTGGTTGCCATCGATCCTTCCAGTCATGTCAGTGGAGGTTCTCTATTAGGAGATAGAACGAGACTCTCTCTACCAGTAAGGGAAAAGAGGATCTTTTTCAGATCCCAACCTAGTCAATTAGAGCTAGGCGGCCTAAATCCATACACATATCATGTAATACGGCTACTTCGTTGCTTTTTCGATCTGATCTTCGTGGAAACGGTAGGGATCGGCCAAAACGAGATCGAAGTTTCCAAACTGGCGGATCTTTCCTTTTTAGTGATGGTCCCTTTGGGCGGAGATCAGATCCAGTTCATGAAAAGCGGGATCATGGAAGTCCCGGACGCATTTATATTAAATAAATGTGATGAAGAAAATCTCGCCAGAGCAAGTTATCACACTCTTTCTACCACTCTTGAGTTCTTAAGAGATATAGTCCCTGGAGGAAGCATCCCTCCTATTTTCCTAACGAGCGTAAAGACAAAGAAAGGGATCCGAGAATTATTGGATTTCATTTTGGCCCAAAAGCCCGCAAAGCACCGAAAGTCGGAACTTCTTCTTCAATTGGCCAAATGGGTCAAATCCGAATTTGGGAATTTCGGCCTTTCCGTTCTAAAGGAGATGAACCTCTCGGAAAAACAAACTTTTGAGGATTGGGAACTCTTTGTATTGAAAGAAATTCAAAAAAAATTTAAATAG
- a CDS encoding protein meaA, whose protein sequence is MDKKDHILYDKSGNPSKEPAWIFRTYAGHTNAKESNELFRKNLAKGQTGLSIAFDLPTQCGYSSDHAIARPEIGKVGVPINTLEDFRILFDQIPIEEMNTSMTINGTSMWLLSLYVALAEERGEDVSKLQGTTQNDIIKEYLARGTYIFPPEHSIRIIVDMYEYCLKRIPKWNPSNICSYHLQEAGATPVQELAFALATGMAILDAVKDRNCFTHDEFEQCVGRISFFVNAGIRFIEEMCKMRAFSDMWEEITKGIYEVKSEKYRRFRYGVQVNSLGLTEEQPENNAWRILIEALGVTLSRDARCRALQLPAWNEALSLPRPWDQQWSLRLQQVLAYETDLLEYPDLFEGSKVVESKVRDLIDNANKEIAKIKEMGGAIKAIENGYMKAQLVKSQAERLAKINNDELIIVGKNKWKEGIPSPLTNDPDGGIFKVDPKSAEQTLKVLADVKAKRDSKKVEETLARLEDDARNGKNLMFASVECAKALVTTGEWSDTLRKVFGEYRPSTGVEGQKLNLESEKVVGVRAKVEKFLKSTGARPKIVVGKPGLDGHSNGAEMIAVSAKHAGFDVIYSGIRLTPEEIVQSAVEENANVIGVSILSGSHVELAEQIFAELKHYKADIPVVFGGIIPQPDFDKLHKIGVKAIFTPKDYDLMDVMDRIIDIVSQVPASV, encoded by the coding sequence ATGGATAAAAAAGACCATATCCTGTATGATAAGTCTGGAAACCCGAGCAAAGAACCCGCTTGGATCTTCAGAACCTACGCAGGTCACACCAACGCCAAGGAGTCCAACGAACTCTTTCGTAAAAACCTGGCAAAAGGCCAAACAGGCTTATCCATCGCTTTCGACCTACCTACTCAGTGCGGATACAGCTCCGACCACGCGATCGCAAGACCGGAGATCGGAAAAGTAGGAGTTCCTATCAATACTCTCGAAGACTTCCGGATCCTATTTGACCAGATCCCGATCGAGGAGATGAACACCTCGATGACCATCAATGGCACTTCTATGTGGCTTCTTTCCCTGTATGTGGCCTTGGCCGAAGAAAGAGGAGAAGACGTCTCCAAGCTGCAGGGCACGACCCAAAACGACATAATCAAAGAATACTTGGCGAGAGGGACCTATATCTTCCCGCCGGAACATTCTATCCGGATCATCGTGGACATGTACGAATACTGTCTGAAGAGAATTCCAAAGTGGAACCCATCCAATATTTGCTCGTACCACTTGCAAGAAGCAGGAGCGACTCCTGTGCAGGAGCTTGCTTTCGCGCTAGCAACCGGGATGGCCATTCTAGACGCAGTTAAAGACAGGAATTGCTTCACTCACGACGAATTCGAGCAGTGTGTTGGTAGGATCTCCTTCTTCGTAAACGCAGGAATTCGTTTCATCGAGGAAATGTGCAAGATGCGTGCCTTCTCCGATATGTGGGAAGAGATCACAAAAGGAATTTATGAGGTCAAAAGCGAGAAGTACCGACGTTTCCGTTACGGCGTGCAAGTAAACTCTCTTGGTTTGACCGAAGAGCAACCGGAGAACAACGCTTGGAGGATCCTGATCGAGGCTCTGGGCGTTACTCTGAGCCGGGACGCAAGATGCCGTGCCCTCCAACTTCCTGCTTGGAACGAGGCACTTTCCCTTCCTCGCCCTTGGGACCAACAGTGGTCTCTCCGTTTGCAGCAAGTTCTCGCGTATGAAACCGATCTTCTAGAATATCCGGACCTTTTCGAAGGCTCCAAAGTAGTAGAGAGCAAAGTCAGAGATCTGATCGACAATGCGAACAAAGAGATCGCAAAGATCAAGGAAATGGGCGGAGCGATCAAGGCGATCGAGAACGGATACATGAAGGCTCAGCTTGTGAAATCCCAAGCGGAGAGATTGGCTAAGATCAATAACGACGAACTCATTATCGTGGGCAAGAATAAGTGGAAGGAAGGAATTCCCTCTCCTCTTACAAACGATCCTGACGGTGGTATCTTTAAAGTAGATCCTAAATCTGCAGAACAAACTTTGAAAGTTCTCGCGGACGTTAAAGCAAAGAGAGATTCTAAGAAAGTAGAAGAGACGCTCGCTCGTTTGGAAGACGATGCTCGAAACGGAAAGAACTTAATGTTTGCTTCCGTAGAATGCGCTAAAGCCCTTGTGACTACCGGAGAATGGTCGGACACTCTGCGCAAAGTATTCGGAGAATATCGTCCTTCTACAGGTGTGGAAGGTCAAAAACTGAATCTGGAATCGGAAAAGGTAGTCGGCGTCCGCGCCAAAGTGGAGAAGTTCCTAAAAAGCACAGGTGCCAGACCTAAGATCGTAGTCGGTAAACCTGGGTTAGACGGCCATTCTAACGGAGCAGAGATGATCGCAGTTTCCGCAAAGCATGCCGGATTCGACGTGATCTATTCCGGAATTCGCTTAACCCCAGAAGAGATCGTTCAATCAGCGGTAGAAGAGAACGCAAACGTGATCGGAGTTTCCATCCTTTCCGGCTCTCATGTAGAACTCGCAGAGCAGATCTTCGCAGAACTGAAACATTATAAGGCGGATATTCCGGTGGTTTTCGGAGGAATTATTCCTCAACCTGACTTCGATAAGCTTCACAAGATAGGCGTGAAGGCGATCTTTACTCCTAAAGATTACGATTTGATGGATGTGATGGATCGGATCATCGATATCGTTTCCCAGGTTCCAGCCTCAGTCTAA